From a single Sediminibacterium sp. KACHI17 genomic region:
- the radA gene encoding DNA repair protein RadA: protein MSKIKTAFFCSNCGYESAKWIGKCPACSQWNTFVEEVLDKGNVKEEKWDDYKEEKRKTKTISLNEVQTTEEKRIQSRDPELDRVLGGGIVPGSIILVAGEPGIGKSTLFLQNGLLLNQLKVLYISGEESEQQIKMRADRLKIKNENFYLLTETSTQTIFQEIKKLKPQLVIVDSIQTLQSNLIDSSAGTVSQIRECAAEFQRFAKETSTPVFLIGHITKDGAIAGPKVLEHMVDTVLQFEGDRHYAYRILRTLKNRFGSTAELGIYEMTGDGMRVVSNPSEILIAQREDQLSGSGIAATLEGMRPLLIEVQALVTQSVYGTPQRTVTGFDTRRLQLLLAVLEKRGGFQFGMKDVFVNIAGGIKVEDPSIDLAVICALLSSYEDIPLPPHVCFAGEVGLNGEIRAVNKIEQRIAEAEKLGFEKIFVSKYNKKSFNPQAYKIQVVALSRVDEVYQQLF, encoded by the coding sequence CTGCAGCAATTGTGGCTATGAAAGTGCGAAGTGGATCGGAAAATGTCCGGCCTGTTCTCAGTGGAATACTTTTGTTGAGGAAGTATTGGATAAAGGAAATGTGAAAGAAGAAAAATGGGATGATTACAAAGAAGAAAAAAGAAAAACTAAAACGATTTCTTTAAATGAGGTACAAACAACCGAAGAAAAAAGAATCCAAAGTCGAGATCCGGAATTAGATCGAGTATTGGGAGGAGGCATTGTTCCGGGTAGCATCATTTTAGTGGCAGGCGAACCTGGCATAGGTAAGAGTACTTTGTTTTTGCAAAATGGTTTACTGCTCAATCAACTCAAAGTTTTATATATCAGCGGGGAAGAAAGTGAGCAACAGATCAAAATGAGAGCGGATCGATTAAAGATCAAAAATGAAAATTTCTATCTGCTCACAGAAACATCAACACAAACGATTTTTCAGGAAATCAAAAAACTGAAACCCCAGTTAGTAATCGTTGATTCGATTCAAACATTACAGTCCAATCTGATTGATTCATCTGCAGGAACCGTTTCTCAGATCAGGGAATGTGCAGCTGAATTTCAACGCTTCGCAAAAGAAACCAGCACCCCTGTTTTTTTGATCGGACATATCACTAAAGATGGCGCCATTGCAGGACCAAAAGTGCTGGAACACATGGTAGACACGGTTTTGCAGTTCGAAGGTGATCGACATTATGCTTATAGGATCTTAAGAACTTTGAAAAATCGCTTTGGCAGTACCGCCGAGTTGGGTATTTATGAAATGACAGGTGATGGTATGCGAGTAGTATCCAATCCTTCAGAAATTTTGATCGCTCAACGAGAGGATCAGTTAAGTGGTAGTGGTATTGCTGCAACCCTTGAAGGTATGCGTCCATTACTCATTGAAGTACAAGCATTGGTGACACAAAGTGTTTACGGAACCCCACAGAGAACTGTGACCGGTTTTGATACCCGAAGACTTCAATTGTTATTAGCCGTACTTGAAAAACGAGGTGGATTTCAATTTGGAATGAAAGATGTTTTTGTAAACATTGCAGGGGGTATTAAAGTAGAAGACCCATCGATTGATCTCGCTGTCATCTGCGCTTTACTCTCTTCCTATGAAGATATTCCGCTTCCGCCTCATGTGTGTTTTGCAGGTGAAGTAGGATTGAATGGCGAGATCAGAGCTGTTAATAAAATAGAACAACGTATTGCTGAAGCAGAGAAACTCGGATTTGAAAAAATATTCGTTTCGAAGTACAA